The genome window GGTTTGCGACGGAATGCAAAAAGAAGGAATCTGGATCTATTTCTGGATCGGAGTCAAAGAGGAACACATTCCCGGAGTCTGCGCCTTTTTAAAAAACCTTCCGCAGGACCTCGAATCCAAAAAAGAAGTGAGTACATTTTAATATTCTAATGAATTCTCTCGTTTTCTTATACGACGGCGATTGTTCTTTCTGTGCGAATCTCGCAGCGAAACTGCAATCGATCAACCTCGACCCAAAGATCCGCTTTCGTTCGTTCCGCGATTTTTCGGAAAAAGAGTTACGGGAAATCCATCCTTCTTTGAACGTTTCCGTGGCGGAAGGGAACGTGCAGATGATCGCGGATGGAAGAAGATACCCCGGCTTTTTCGCGATCCGCAAACTCAGCCATTCCCTCAAAGGATATCGGTGGATCGCACCGCTTTTGTATCTTCCGTTGATTCCTATTTTCGGAATGATAGGAATCGGTCTATTAAAGACCCTGAAAAGCCGTTAATCCTTCGTAAAACACGAGCCTTGCGTCGAGTGCGAGCCTGTTTCCATCCAGCACTCGATTCCGTTTTTCATCGGTGTCGGCGACGACCTCGATCAATCGAAAGAGTTTTTCCGCGTGGGATTCGTCGGCTTCCAAATTTACTTGAAAAAATTTTCCTTCGGGCAAGGGAATTCTGGTTTTCAGATCGCGATAAGACTCAAACATTCTTGAATATTCCAATTTCAGCAAGTATTCGTTCGCCGGTCCGAGCGCCCCGAGCGCGGAATAAAAATCGGAAGTGGTGATCTTCCGCATCAGATCCAAATAAGCTTGTGTTTCCGGAAGTTTGTGCCGTTCTTCGACGATTTCTCCCATGTCGGAAAGGAATTTTTTCAGAATTCGAACATGGGAATCTTCCGCCTTCCCTTCCCCCAATTCCTCCCAAATATTCTGAACGAGAACGATCTTCGCTTCCACGGATTCGGAGATCGCGGCCGTATTTAAAAACCAGTTTACGAAATCGACGCTTACGAAGTATTCCTGACGAAGCCAAAGAAGAAGATCCTCCTTTTCCATTCTTCTTTCTTTTTGTTCCAGCCAACGGTTGGAAGTCAATACCGGATGATTGCGAACCGAATCTTCCAAAGTATTGCGAAAGGAAATCGTCGTTTGTTTCAGGCTTGCGGTCTGCATAAATTCAAGTCTATGTCCGTGAGAGAATCCGACGGATCTTTTTTTGAGAATATAAAAATCGATCCGTTTCGAATTCTCTGCGAGCGATGTTTAAAATCTCTTGAAACAAGGTTTTTTCGTCCCCTAGGCTCTGACGATAACAAATCGGAAAGCTGGAATAAAACGGGGACAAACCCGGAGTTAAATTGATTTCCAGAAAGAAGGGATTTCCCGAAGAATCCAATTTCCAGTCGAGTCTTGCCGCGCCGGAAGTTCCCAAAGATTTGCAAAGATGAAGACTTTGTTCCTGAAGGAATGTTTCCAATCGGGACGGACAATCGAATACGAGCGTCTCCGGCATTCGATCTTTGGATTTCGTTTTTTCCCCGTAGACTTCCTCGACTTTGAGCGCTTCCTGCAAGATCAATCTCCCGGCCCCGGTTGCGCGGTAACCGAGAGTTTCCGAACCCATTACGGAAATCGTATATTCAGTTCCTCTTAAATACGTTTCGACTAAGTAAGGGAAGAATTCCTCCGGGTTCGCGGATAAAAATGCGCGTAGTTCGGACAAGTCGTGAACGATATTTCGTTCACCGATTCCGAGGCTGGAACCTTCTCCCGCGGGTTTCACGAAAGCGGGAAATGAAACTCCGTTCGGAAGAACTGCGTTTTCCCGGGAAAAAACGCGTCGTGTTTTCAAGAACGAATCTTCTTTTAAAAAAACGAGATCTTGTTTTTTCATGGGAGAATTTCGATCTGCAACGGAAACGTTTTGCAGATTCTCCGTCATCGTATTCTTGGAACGCACCAAAAACCCCGGAGCCACGGGCAATCCGATCGAATCCGCAAAGATCCGCGTCAGATTCTTATCCAAAGAAACGCTCTGTGCATAGCCGTCCGAGCCTGTATGGGGAAACCCGAACAATTCCGCCGCGGCCGGAATCAAGGACTCCCGATTGCGGGACCGAAATCCTTCCATCAAATGAAACAAGACGGGACGTTCTTTGCGATCCAAACGTGCGTAAACCTGCAGAGTTTCCAAAAGCTCTTCGGGTGTAGTTACGAGTTCCACCCTTTCATCCATGTCGCTTAACAATTTCGTGATCGAATCGACCGAAATTTTCGATTCCCACTCTTGTTTATAGTGGTCCGGAATCTCTCCTTCGAACTCGTACAGATCCGCATACAACAAAACGGTGGGCTTTTTGTTTCGATCAAATTCGCCCGCTCCGAACGTTTCGGGAAGACCGGATCGACTCGTATTCGAAAGGCCCGCTTCTTTTTCGTCTCTGTTTCGCGTTTCTTCTTTCATAAAAACTTTTTCTCTTTGGCCCCGTAGCTGTTCGGAGCGATCCGATCCCAGATTTCGGCGGAAAGAGAAGGATAGAATTCCTCCCGATCGCTATCGGGAGGTTCCGGACTGAGATGATAGGTTCCGCGTAACGCGGAGCGGAATACGTGCATTCGTTCCGGTTTGTAATAACCGAGATACCAATCGGGGGTCAAAGTGATCTTGCCCCCGCCTCCGGGAAGATCGTTGACGAACTGTGGAATCCCCATTCCTGCGATTTTTCCTCTCAAATAAGAGATGATTTCGATTCCTTTGGCGAGAGGGGTACGAAATCCTCTCGAGCCCGGAATCAATTCCGGGTCGTACATATAATACGCGCGAATCCGCAACTCCAACAGTTTTTTATGAAGTTCTAACATAGCTTCTCCGGAATCGTTGATCCCTTTTAGGAGAACGCACTGATTTCCCACGCTGACTCCGGCTTTCAAAAGTTTCAACACGGCTTCCTTCGCTTCTTTCGTACATTCGTTGGCGTGGTTGAACTGAGTGTTGCAGAAGATCGAAAGTCGATCGGTGTTGTGTGATTCGATGACGGCACAAAGTTCGGAAGTGATTCGAAACGGAAGCGTGACCGGATTTCTGGTTCCGAGCCTGCAGATCTTTACGTGATCGATTTTTTCCAGACGTTCCAAAATCCAATCGATCTTGGAATCGGAAAGATTGAGAGGGTCCCCTCCCGATAATACGACGTCGCGTATTTCCCTACGCGATTCTATGTATTCGAACGCGGCTTCCAGATCTCCGGTCAACATTCTTTCCCTGGAATCGGAAACCTTGCGTCCTCTCATACAATGTCTGCAATACACGGAACATTCGTGATTGGTAAACAAAAGGACTCGGTCGGGATACATATGCGTCAGTCCTTTTACGGGAGAAAGGCGTTCTTCGTGCAGCGGATCGGGAGATTCTTCCGGTGAAAAAACGGACTCGGCCTCGCGCGGAACGATCATCTTTCGGATCGGATCTTCCGGATCGTTCGGGTCCGTTAGAGAAATGTAATATGGCGTCGCGGAAACGTTGAGACGGATCGTATCGGAGATTCCGATTTTTTCGCCTTCCGTTAATGCGAAATAACGTTCCAGCTCGAATCCTCGCACCCGATTCTGGAGCTGTGCCTTGTAATCGTTCCATACGAAAGAAGAAAACAACGCGGTGCGGTTTGCGGAACATTCTTGTCCCGAAAGAGAAGCAAAGGAATGCGGCTGCGAAGTCTTCATAAGAGGGTTCTTCCTATTTTCTCCGTGTAGGAGGAAAATCAAGCAAAGGGAAAAAGAAAATGCCAAAAGGACCCGTTTTCAGAAACTGTCCGTGATGACTGCATTTTCCGGCGATTTTCTCCAGGCTCTTGCCTTCGACGTGGACGGGACCTTATTCTCCTCCGAAGAAATCATTCTCGAAGTCTATCGCGACTCGATCCGTAATTTTTCCGAAACCACGGGGATTCCGATCGAACTTCCGTCCCGGGACAGAATCATGATGGAAATCGGAAAACCGGTCAAAACGATCTTTCAAAATCTTCTCCCTCAACTCAACGAAGAACAAAGAGACGGCATTTCCGACAGCGTATTGAAATTCTTATGCCAACGCATCCGAAACGGAGAGGGAGAATTCTACCCCGGCGTCAAAGAAACGATCGAATCCCTTTCCAAAAAAGGATTCCGCATCCTGGCCGCCTCAAACGGCAGAAGACCGTATGTCGAAACCATTTTGGAAGTTGCAGGTGTTCTTTCCTTTTTCGATCCGATTCTCGTCCTGGACAACGATCGGATCAAGACCAAGGGAGGAATTCTCAAAGAATACGTAAAACTCTACGGTCTTGAACCGGACAAAATCCTCATGATCGGAGACAGACTTTCGGACCACGAAGCGGCCCGTCAAAACGGATGCCCGTTCGCATTCTGCGCCTACGGTCACGCGCCCGCCGGGGAAATCCCCGACTTTGAATTGGAACTCAAAAACCTTACGGATCTGACCGCAATCCTGTAGATTTTTGCCTGCATAGAATTCCCTTTTTTTCCGAAAATGAAAACGTGCCGGATTCCGAAAAAAGAAAAAATCTCATCTTCATACTCGCCGGAATTATTTTTACATTGGTGCTTTTGGATAAAAGCACCGGGTCCGGTTTTTCCATTTCCGGCGCGGGATTTCAGGGGTTTCGCAACATCGGTAAGTTTGGCCCCGAATCCTCCTCTTCTCCAAAGGGAAATCTCAATCACAAAGAAATCATGGATCAAGCCGAGGATGAAATCTTAGGCGAACTTCTCCAAAATGGAGACGTGCAGACTTCTTCCGAAAACGCAAACTCCATCGAAGAGGATTTGGACGAGGACAATCTCGTTCCCGTTCTCGAACCTCCGATTACGAACGTTTTATCCGAAAAAGAATCGGAACACGGTTCCGCACACGCAAGCGTTCCGATCCCGAGCGAAAAGGGAGAATTGTCTTTGTATTTTCTGAAGTTCTACGGAAAAGGAAACAAAAGTCATTCCCGGCTCGTGAAGGTTTTGCGTCTTTCCAAAGGAGGAGATCGGGTCAAGCTCATCCTGAATTCCCTGATCGCGGGACCGGTTTCTGTGGAAAAAGAAAAAGGAATTTTGAATTCGATTCCGCAATCCCTGCGCTATGACTCCGATTACGAAATCCAAAACGGGGTTTTGAAACTTTCTTTAAGCGGGGATTTGGAACGAGGCGCCGGGCCTGAAATTCTTAAGGATCGAATCGATCAGCTTACTTACAGCCTTATGGAGAATCTCCCGATCCGAGGCATTCAACTCTCCATCAACGGTAAATTTGTGCGTTCTCTCGGCGGAGAAGGAATGCCGTTGCCCTCTCTTCTGACCAAAAACCCGAGAAAGATCGTCGTTTTTTAATCGTCAAACAACGAGTACAGGCAAAGTCGCTTGAACCGGACGATAAATCCTGATTGTTTATAGAATAGCGTTTTTAAAATGAGGAAGCCGGGTTCCGTTTCGGAGTTTGCAATACCGCATGAGATTTTTTTTGGGAAACAATCAAAAAATAAAACTCCTCGCTCGGAGAGTTTTTTTCAATCCGTTCCCGGAAGATTATCTGAGAATCTATCAACCGGACATCCGAAGAGCGACGGTCATTTACTTTTTCTTCTGCATCGGAATCAGTTTTCTTTCCGCCTTGGTCCCCGACGGCGCCTCTCCTCTCGGTGAAGAAAATCGCGTCCTTGTATACTCCCGTTTGACGGTCGTATTGTTGTCCGCTTTTTTTGCATTTCTACTTATAAAATGGAAATCCTCTTTTCGCAGAACCATCGAACGATTCAGTATTTTTTCCTCGGGCACGATCGTGTTTTCGATTCTTCCGTACGTGTTTTTGGATTCGGAAAGAATGGGACTTTACTTTCATTTTTATACGACCCTCGTCGTGAGCGGAAACATTCTGCTTTGGTTCACGGGAACGACCGTGATCTTTTTCAATGCGCTCTTTTACTTCTCTTTGGTTTTATGCACCACGTTAACCGGAAACGCGACCGCTTTGCAGCACGACTTTGCAAACGTTCTGATTTATCTTTTTACGGGAGTGTTCGGAAATCTTCTCATCAATTTCTGGAGAGTGATGGATCACCGCGCCAAGAAAAAACTGCAGAAGGCGGTGAACAAACTTAGGGATAAGAACATTCAAATCGAAAAAATTTCCAAGGTGGACGAGCTTACGCGGCTTTACAACCGGAGATATCTGATCGAACAGTTCGAACTCTTTCTAAAGCGCGCACAACGTTATAAATTCTCCCTTGCGATGATCATCTTGGATATGGATTATCTCAAGGAAATCAACGATTCTTACGGACATCTCGCGGGGGATTCGGCCTTAAAGACGATTTCCGACGTGATGAAACAAAGGGTAAGGGCGACGGATATCTGTTCGCGGATCGGCGGGGACGAGTTTTGTATTCTTCTCGACGCGATCAAAAAAGACGATCTTTCTCAGCTTTGCGAAAAGTTGCGCAAGGAAGTTTCCGAAAAGGAATTGTCTTATCGAACCAAAAGCGGAGCTTCCGTAAAAATTTCCGTTTCGATTGGGGCCTGTATCTTCGGCCCCGAGGAAGAATTCAGTTTCGACGATATCTATCACTCCATCGATTCGGCCTTATACGAATCGAAAAAAAAAGGACGCAACCGGGTTTCGTTTATCGAACCGATCCGTTACTTTCCGAAAGAAACTCCCGGAACGACTACGGCTGCTTCTTAGGAGCGGGAAGCTCGTAGTGAAAGGTGATTTCGCAATACGCGCCGTCGTCGATATAACGAGTGCTCGTCGCTTCCATAAAAAACTGTCTGTTCTTTTGTTCTGGTTCCAACTCTTCGAGTTTGCGGGCAGCGATGGACTTGGCCGCAGTGCAGGAAGTATTCTTCATTTTGAACGTGTCGTTTTCTTCGACCGAACTGGAAGAAGCTCCCCCGATCGCGACTAATTTGTATTTATGCGGTCCTAAGGTTTCTACGGTCACGCCGGTATCGACGTGAATTCTTTCGTGGATTTGTTTCGTACAAGCCGCGAGTGCGATCAGAAACACGAGCGTAAAGTTTACGATTTTTATCATCCTATCCTCTAAAACATTCTTTTTTGATCAAAGCGTCTGCGCGAGTTCGTTCTTGTAACGATCGTAGTTGTAAAGAAGGTCTCTGCGTTTCGGTGCAAAGCCGCCTTCTTTCAAAAATTTCACCGCTTCTTTTTCGGTTTTGAGTCCGTAAGAACGAAGCACGTTTTCCTCGATGACCACGGAAGATATATCGTCCGCGCCGCTCGTCAGAGCCAGTTGACCGACGCCTTTTCCGAGAACCATCACCGAAGTTTCGATATGAGGAATGTTGTCCAAAAAGATTCTACAGATCCCGAGCACCTTCAGATATTCCTGTGTGGAAACCGCGCGCACCTTGAATCGTTTTGTCTGGGGTTGAAAGGTCCAAGGGATAAAGGATAAGAATCCTCCGGTCCGGTCTTGGAGGTTTCGCACAACGCTTAGGTGTTCGATCACTTCTTCCTGAGTTTCTTCCGAACCGAACACGATGTTCGCGCTTCCGGGAAGTCCCGCTTCGTGGCAGGTTTCCATCGCGCGAACCCATTCTTCCGTGGTCGCTTTTTTAGGAGAGATAATGTTTCTCATTCTGTCGGTGAGAATTTCGGCTCCCGCCCCGGGAACGGAATCCAGTCCCGCTTGTTTTAGGATTTGTAGGACCTCCTTCAGAGGAAGACCGGTGATCGTTTCGAGATTGATGATTTCCACCGGAGAAAACGCGCGGATATGCATGTCCGGATATTTCTTTTTCACGGAAGAAATGACGTTGAGATAATAGTCGAACGGAAGATCCGGATACACGCCGCCTTGCAAAAACATTTGGTCCGCACCTTCGCCGACCGCATAGTCCATCTTTTCCAAAATTTCTTCGGCGGAAAGAACGTAACCTTTTCCGTTTCCGATCTCATCCATAAAAGAACAAAAGCTGCATTCCACGTTGCAGTAATTCGTGTAATTGACGACGCGAAACATCGTATAACTCGCGTATTCGTGCGGGAGAATTCTTTCCCGAAGGCTACGGGCAGCCGCCATGATCTTAAGATGATCCCCTTCCCGATACAGAATCAGTGCTTCCTCGGGAGAAATTCGAACTCCGTCCAAGGCTTTTTCGAGAATCCGATCGCTGGGTTGAGATGAGAAGATAGAGGCCACTGTTACTCCTTATGAGCTGCGAACTTCGCAAAGAACACCTTCAAGCTTGGAGGGCGTTCTTTATTTTGCACCCTCTTTTTTGGAGAATTCTTCCCTGCCGTTTCTAAGAATTCAGACCTTAGAAAAGAAGCTTATGTTTGTTTCTATGGTTGTCTTTTTCTAAAAGAGACTTTGTCTCAATTCAATGCAAGTCCGTTTTACGGGAGAATTGTATGAGTTCCCACACTCCACGTTTTACGGGAGAACACGAGATCCACTCTGGAATCCGTATGAGTTCCCACACATGCCGTTTTCAGTAAGATCAAGACCGCCGTAATATCCGGAAAAACGTAGCAGTTCCCACATTCTTCCGGACTTCTTTTCAAAATGTAGGAACTACTACATTCCGCTCTCACGAAAATATCATTGAGTTTCAATCTCAAGAACGATCGTTCTACCAGAAACCCTTGATTTGAAAATTCCTCGACAGGGAGGTTCTCGATTCCTACGCTGTAAATCATTCACCAATCCACAAGAAAGGGTAACTCATCCATATGGCAATTTCTCAAATCGCCTTTCATTTGATCTTCACCATTTTATTCGTAATCGCGAATGTAGTTTTTGTTCGTGCGATCCTCTATCGCCTCAATCTGATTTTCAGCGCGAGAAAGGCCGCAGGAACCGAAAACTTTTTGGAAAATCCGAACTGGGTATTCCGAATCAATAGCTTTATTCAGAACGTAATTCTTCAAAAAAAGAATTTCAAAGAGCCTGTCCGCGGTATCATGCACGCGTTCATCTTCTACGGTTTCATAACCTATACGATTCACACTACAAGCCAGATGATCGCAGGTCTTATCGGGTACGGAATGGATGATCCGTATAAATTCTCCTTAGTAGGTTTCTTGTTCGGAGAACACGCGGGACATCTTTACGAGTCCATCGTACAAGTCGTTTCGATTCTCGTTTTAATCGGTCTCGGATTTTTTGCTTGGAGAAGATGGATTCAAAAAGCGAAAGGCCTCGACGTTCATTCTCCTGCGTCTGCGATCGTCATCAGCATGATTTCCATTCTGATGATCTCCACACTTTTGGGAGAAGGCGCAAAAGCGGTGGGAGCGGTTTACGACAGCCCTACTGAAAACGCTTCCTTTATCGCTGCCGGAATCGGTGCCGTTTGGAAATCCATCGGCGTGGAATATTCCACAGCGGACCTGGTCGTTCAAATCATGTGGTGGGTTCACATTCTTTCCGTATTCGCGTTCATGCTTTACGTGCCGACTTCCAAGCACGCACACTTGATCTTCGCACCGTTCAACTACTTCCTTCAATCCGATACTCCGAAGGGCGCTCTTTCCAAACTCAATTTGGAAGATGAAAACGTTGTTTGGGGTGTGAACCGTGTGGAAGATTTCCCCTGGCCGAACCTTCTCGACGGTATGTCTTGTATCGAATGCGGTCGCTGCCAAGTTCAATGTCCTGCAAACAGAACCGGAAAGGTTCTCAATCCGAAGATGATCATCGCGGATTTAAAACACGCCCTTTTGGATAAAATGCCCGAAGTCGCAAAGATCAGAGCGCAGGAAACCGATTCCGCGGTGGCTGCGGAAAAAGTCGCTGCTCTGGACACTGGAGTTATCAACAGCTACGAAGGTTTAAGCGAAGAAGCTCTTTGGGGTTGCACGACTTGTTACGCTTGCGTGGAGGCTTGTCCCGTTGGAAACAACCAGGTCAATGCGATCATGGAAATGAGAAGACACTTGGTTCTTGCGGAATCCAAATTCCCCGTGGAATTACAAAACGCATTCGTAAACATGGAAAACAACTCCAACCCTTGGGGTGTAGGAGCTCATACAAGAGCGGATTGGGCGGAAGGTCTTGGCGTTAAGACCATGGCCGAAGACGCAAACGTGGACGTTCTTTATTGGGTCGGTTGTGCGGGAGCTTTTGATGAAAGAAACAAAAGCATCGCGAAGTCTTTCGTAAAAATTCTCCAGAAGGCGGACGTGAAATTCGGAATCCTCGGAACGGAAGAAAACTGCTCCGGTGATTCTGCGAGACGAGGCGGGAACGAATACCTCTACCAAACTCTTGCGCAAGCGAACGTGGACACGATGAACGGATACAACGTGAAAAAAGTAGTAACCGCTTGTCCACACTGCTACAACACGATCAAAAACGAATATCCTCAGTTCGGCGGAAACTTCGAAGTGGTTCACCACTCCGAATTCATCAACGAGCTTGTTAAGGACAAAAAACTCGACGTGAAAACCGCGGAAGACGCTTCTTCCGGAAAATACACGTATCACGATTCCTGCTACATCGGCCGTTACAACGACAACTACGAGAACCCGAGAGACGTCGTGAAAAAAGTTGCCGGCGGAAAACTTGCGGAACCTTCCGATCACCACACAAAGGGTCTTTGCTGTGGAGCCGGTGGAGCTCAGATGTGGATGGAAGAACAAAACAACGATCGTGTCAACGTCAAGAGAACCAAACAGCTTCTCGATACGGGTGCGACTACGATCGCGACCGCTTGTCCTTTCTGCGTGACCATGATCACCGACGGTGTGAAACACGAAGGAAAGATCGAAGAAGTAAAAGTAAAAGACATTGCGGAGTTGGTTGCGGATAACCTCCAGTAACAAATTCTAATTTAGAATTTACGCAAAGGATTTTAGGAACCCGCCCTGCGACGCCGAGCGGGTTTCAAAGAATCCGAATAAAAAAGCCGGTTTTTAAACCGGCTTTTTTATTCCTAAAGCTCTCTTAGGTAAGGAGACAGATCCAATTCCAAAAATCGGTATTCTCCGCCGACATAAAAGCAATCTATGCAACCAATACCGCCGAGATGACTGCAACAACGCGGCGGGTCGTGCGGCACGCGCAATCGTAAATCAAAACTCAAGCGTCGCAACCAAACCGTTATCATTGTTCAATTCGAAGTTCGCGCGAATCTGTTGGGAGAGAATATGCATCAGAGTGAATCCGGTCGTATTCGATTTTTTTAAATCCACCGGAGTAGCCATCCCCACTCCGTTATCCTTTATGACTAATTTATAATTTTTTCCGCGTTTCGAAAAACGGATCTCGATCTTCGGATCCGAAAATTCTTTAAAAGCGTGCGTTAGAGAATTGTTTAATAGTTCGTTCAAGATCATCGCGCAAGGAATCGCGGTTTCGATCGGTAGATCGATTTTTTCCGATTCGTTACGAATGGTTACCCGCAAGTTTTTGTGTTTGTTCTTCAGATTCTCGATAATCTTTTCGATCACGCTCGAAAATTCGATGCTGTGATAATTATCCGCTTTATACAGAAAATTATGCACTTCGGACATCGTAAGAATTCGATTCTGAAACTCGAACAGGATTTTCTGCAAATCCGATTTGTCGTTGCGATGGAGGTCGGCCAAGCCGCTTAGGACTTGAAGATTATTTCTCACCCTATGATGAATTTCCTTAATCAATTCGTCCTTCTCCTTAATATAAGAATTCAGAAGATTGACCGTCAAAAAAGCGAGGATTATAAAAATGGTAAAACCGATCACCGAATCCACAAAGAATACGCTGTTGAACATATTTCTCTGGCTGAGTTTGTAAAAAAACAAGAGCATTATAATAAACGAATATAACGAGACAAAGAGCGTGGTCCGAATATTCGTGAACAATAAAAACAGCAGCACAAGAATGGAAAGACTCGGAATTATATTTCCGACCCGATTCGCAAAAAGTAAGGCGCCTCCAACCCCGATGGAAACGGAAAATAAAGTGATGATCAACGCCTTCTTGTATTGCCCCAACCAGAGCAGGAGAATCGCAAGGATCGAAGCGATGATAAAGAGTATAAAACTGGGACGATACGTTTCTTCCTTCTCGTAGAAAAAGAAAGTAAGCGAAAGACTCGCGAACGTAAGAACCACTATGTTAAACAGAAGTAAATATAAAGCCCTTACCCTTAAGATAAACGGTTCTTGTGCGTAAATACGTTGGAATTTTTTTACGATCATACGTCTTGAAACGATCCTGAACGAAACCGCGGCGCGGTGAAATGTTTATTGACAACTCTTGAAATTGTAACTCTATCAAATCGAATTTCAAGCTCAAAGGAATTTTTCGAGAGCACAGACGGCGTTTACGCGAAAGCGAAACGCGTTTTTCTACTTTGTTGCTCCGAATTCTATTTCGACATTTTGGCTTAATCCGTTCAAAGCCGGGTTTAAAACCCCGGAATTTTTAGTTTCAATCCATTCCCATCGAGTAACAACCACAAGAACCATCAACGAATAAATCGGAATAAACGGAAAGAATTAGAATATGATTCAAACAAAAGAATAACTGAAGATAGTTACATGATTCAAAAAATTATTAACATCTCGAGTGTATTTTGCGTAACATTATTCATTTCCAACTGTATGACAACGGAAGAACATTTCCGCCAATATGGGTTGAATAAAGCCTCTTTCGACATGGAGTGCCCCCAGGAAAAAATTCAAATCCATGTATTAGGAGAGTTATCAAGAGGAAACGGACAGGTGGGAGTTACCGGTTGCAATAAAAAAGCTTCTTACATAGCGGTCCAAGGAGCCGGTTGGGTTAACAATACGTCCTCAGTTTCCAATGAACGAGAAAGAGAACGAAACCAGAGACCAAGGTGAACGTCAAAAGTTTCTTTCAAAAAAAATAGGCGAAGTGACTAAAAAAAGCCGCTCCGCCTCAAAGACATCTGGTGCAAATACGAAATGTATGACTCCGAAATGAATCGGAATCTTACCAGAGTATTGCTTTTTTCTTACAAATCGATCCGCAGAAAAATACGGAGCGGCCGCTTTTAGAACGGATGAATCGGGTATTAAGCGGTTGGGGGATAATCCAAAAGGGTTATTTCCGGATTCTTCTTTTGAAAATATCCCTTGTCCCATTCCGTATCGAAGAGAAGCGCCGCTCTTCCGCCACGATCCGTTACGAGATTCGCGGAAGACGGAACCTTGGGCAGATCCTCTTGTCCGATCCAACAAGAAATCACATACGGAAGAATCGTGATCGTGGACGGGGCGTTGTACTCGTCCATCAGTCTTCGACGAAAAACTTCGAATTGAAGTTGGCCCATCGCGCCGATGATCGGCAATCCTCCCCCGATCGTCTGTGAAGAGAACAAATGAAGAATTCCTTCTTCCGCGAGTTGATCGATTCCTTTTCGAAAGCTTTTCATGCTCGCCGTATCAGCCGAAGAAATCGTCGCAAAGAGTTCGGGCGCGAATACGGGAAGTCCTTTTAAATCGGGAACCTTGGAAGAAGCCACAATATCTCCGATCGCATAGGTGCCCGGGTTGACGAGCCCGATGATGTCGCCGGGATACGCTTCATCCACAGTATTTCGATCTTGTCCGAAGAACGCGAACGACGAGGAAAGTTTCACCGACTTTCCCAATCTTCCGTGAAGCACGTTGAGCCCTCGTTCGAACTTACCAGAAGTCACGCGTAAAAAAGCGATTCGGTCTCTGTGTTGCCGGTTCATGTTCGCCTGAACCTTAAAGATAAATCCGCTGAACGGAGTATGGATCGGATCCAAACGGGAACCGTCCTTCAAAGGAAAGAACAAAGGAGGCGGCGCGATTTTGATAAACTCGTCGAGAAACAATTGAATTCCGAAGTTGTTCACGGCGGAACCGAAGAACACCGGAGTAATCTTGGATTCC of Leptospira sanjuanensis contains these proteins:
- a CDS encoding DCC1-like thiol-disulfide oxidoreductase family protein — its product is MNSLVFLYDGDCSFCANLAAKLQSINLDPKIRFRSFRDFSEKELREIHPSLNVSVAEGNVQMIADGRRYPGFFAIRKLSHSLKGYRWIAPLLYLPLIPIFGMIGIGLLKTLKSR
- a CDS encoding iron-containing redox enzyme family protein, which codes for MQTASLKQTTISFRNTLEDSVRNHPVLTSNRWLEQKERRMEKEDLLLWLRQEYFVSVDFVNWFLNTAAISESVEAKIVLVQNIWEELGEGKAEDSHVRILKKFLSDMGEIVEERHKLPETQAYLDLMRKITTSDFYSALGALGPANEYLLKLEYSRMFESYRDLKTRIPLPEGKFFQVNLEADESHAEKLFRLIEVVADTDEKRNRVLDGNRLALDARLVFYEGLTAFQGL
- a CDS encoding D-alanine--D-alanine ligase family protein codes for the protein MKEETRNRDEKEAGLSNTSRSGLPETFGAGEFDRNKKPTVLLYADLYEFEGEIPDHYKQEWESKISVDSITKLLSDMDERVELVTTPEELLETLQVYARLDRKERPVLFHLMEGFRSRNRESLIPAAAELFGFPHTGSDGYAQSVSLDKNLTRIFADSIGLPVAPGFLVRSKNTMTENLQNVSVADRNSPMKKQDLVFLKEDSFLKTRRVFSRENAVLPNGVSFPAFVKPAGEGSSLGIGERNIVHDLSELRAFLSANPEEFFPYLVETYLRGTEYTISVMGSETLGYRATGAGRLILQEALKVEEVYGEKTKSKDRMPETLVFDCPSRLETFLQEQSLHLCKSLGTSGAARLDWKLDSSGNPFFLEINLTPGLSPFYSSFPICYRQSLGDEKTLFQEILNIARREFETDRFLYSQKKIRRILSRT
- a CDS encoding KamA family radical SAM protein, whose translation is MKTSQPHSFASLSGQECSANRTALFSSFVWNDYKAQLQNRVRGFELERYFALTEGEKIGISDTIRLNVSATPYYISLTDPNDPEDPIRKMIVPREAESVFSPEESPDPLHEERLSPVKGLTHMYPDRVLLFTNHECSVYCRHCMRGRKVSDSRERMLTGDLEAAFEYIESRREIRDVVLSGGDPLNLSDSKIDWILERLEKIDHVKICRLGTRNPVTLPFRITSELCAVIESHNTDRLSIFCNTQFNHANECTKEAKEAVLKLLKAGVSVGNQCVLLKGINDSGEAMLELHKKLLELRIRAYYMYDPELIPGSRGFRTPLAKGIEIISYLRGKIAGMGIPQFVNDLPGGGGKITLTPDWYLGYYKPERMHVFRSALRGTYHLSPEPPDSDREEFYPSLSAEIWDRIAPNSYGAKEKKFL
- a CDS encoding HAD family hydrolase; the protein is MTAFSGDFLQALAFDVDGTLFSSEEIILEVYRDSIRNFSETTGIPIELPSRDRIMMEIGKPVKTIFQNLLPQLNEEQRDGISDSVLKFLCQRIRNGEGEFYPGVKETIESLSKKGFRILAASNGRRPYVETILEVAGVLSFFDPILVLDNDRIKTKGGILKEYVKLYGLEPDKILMIGDRLSDHEAARQNGCPFAFCAYGHAPAGEIPDFELELKNLTDLTAIL
- a CDS encoding GerMN domain-containing protein, which translates into the protein MPDSEKRKNLIFILAGIIFTLVLLDKSTGSGFSISGAGFQGFRNIGKFGPESSSSPKGNLNHKEIMDQAEDEILGELLQNGDVQTSSENANSIEEDLDEDNLVPVLEPPITNVLSEKESEHGSAHASVPIPSEKGELSLYFLKFYGKGNKSHSRLVKVLRLSKGGDRVKLILNSLIAGPVSVEKEKGILNSIPQSLRYDSDYEIQNGVLKLSLSGDLERGAGPEILKDRIDQLTYSLMENLPIRGIQLSINGKFVRSLGGEGMPLPSLLTKNPRKIVVF